Proteins from a single region of Nerophis ophidion isolate RoL-2023_Sa linkage group LG10, RoL_Noph_v1.0, whole genome shotgun sequence:
- the rnf150b gene encoding RING finger protein 150 — translation MAPCSVVAACRSLALSTWLLSFCFVHLLCLDFTVAEREEWYTAFVNITYVEPATKAVRTDKTECGRYGEHSPKRDAKGVVVLPAAPHDRQACDPSTPFPAPAHAGAWVALIARGNCTYKDKIRHAAEHNASAVVIFNVGSAIANDTITMPHPGTGEVVAIMIPELKGREVVALLERNVTVTMTITIGTRNLQKYVSRTSVVFVSISFIVLMIISLAWLVFYYIQRFRYANARDRNQRRLGDAAKKAISKLQVRTIRKGDQETEADFDNCAVCIEGYKANDVVRILPCRHLFHKTCVDPWLLDHRTCPMCKMNILKALGIALNADCLDDLTLDYDLALGGVAGVGMGGVGALALEAVVSGASSDGTLSEGGSSVVLDPGVRRVGLPQDYQDPDTLRDSPVTATTDTHTGELQPIASSASVASLVIAVETGLLDEEAAVERVLKEPQ, via the exons ATGGCTCCGTGCTCCGTGGTGGCGGCCTGTCGCAGCTTGGCCCTCTCAACGTGGCTGCTGTCCTTCTGCTTCGTCCACCTACTGTGTCTCGACTTCACCGTGGCCGAGCGGGAGGAATGGTACACGGCCTTCGTCAACATAACTTACGTGGAGCCCGCCACCAAGGCGGTCCGCACCGACAAGACCGAGTGCGGCCGCTACGGAGAGCACTCGCCCAAGCGCGACGCCAAGGGGGTGGTGGTCCTGCCCGCCGCCCCGCACGACCGCCAGGCCTGCGACCCCAGCACGCCGTTTCCGGCACCGGCCCACGCCGGGGCCTGGGTGGCTCTGATCGCGCGGGGCAACTGCACCTACAAGGACAAGATCCGGCACGCCGCCGAGCACAACGCTTCGGCCGTGGTCATCTTTAATGTGGGCTCGGCTATTGCCAACGACACCATCACTATGCCTCATCCAG GCACAGGCGAAGTGGTGGCGATCATGATCCCGGAGCTCAAAGGTCGAGAAGTAGTCGCGCTGCTGGAGCGCAACGTAACAGTCACCATGACGATCACCATTGGAACGAGGAACCTGCAGAAATACGTGAGCAGGACTTCGGTTGTGTTCGTGTCCATCTCCTTCATCGTGCTGATGATCATCTCACTGGCCTGGCTGGTCTTCTACTACATCCAGAGGTTTCGATACGCAAATGCACGGGACCGCAACCAG CGTCGCCTTGGTGACGCAGCCAAAAAGGCGATCAGCAAGCTGCAGGTGCGGACCATCAGGAAGGGCGACCAAGAGACCGAGGCTGACTTTGACAACTGCGCCGTGTGTATCGAAGGTTACAAGGCCAACGACGTGGTCCGCATCCTGCCCTGCAG ACATTTGTTCCACAAGACCTGTGTGGACCCGTGGCTGTTGGACCATCGCACGTGTCCTATGTGCAAAATGAACATCTTGAAGGCGCTCGGCATTGCT CTGAATGCGGACTGCCTGGATGACTTGACGTTGGACTATGACCTGGCTCTGGGCGGCGTAGCGGGTGTCGGCATGGGTGGAGTGGGGGCCTTGGCCCTGGAGGCCGTAGTTTCTGGGGCGTCCAGCGATGGCACGCTAAGCGAGGGAGGCTCCTCTGTGGTGTTGGACCCTGGGGTGCGACGGGTGGGACTGCCGCAGGATTACCAGGACCCCGACACCCTAAGGGACAGTCCTGTGACGGCCACTACCGACACGCACACAG GTGAGCTCCAGCCGATTGCGAGTAGCGCTTCTGTGGCTTCCCTGGTCATCGCTGTGGAAACTGGTCTTTTAGATGAGGAGGCGGCCGTGGAACGAGTCTTGAAGGAGCCCCAATAA